A genomic stretch from Coregonus clupeaformis isolate EN_2021a chromosome 23, ASM2061545v1, whole genome shotgun sequence includes:
- the arl5a gene encoding ADP-ribosylation factor-like protein 5A produces the protein MGILFTKLWRLFNHQEHKVIIVGLDNAGKTTILYQFSMNEVVHTSPTIGSNVEEIVVNNTHFLMWDIGGQESLRSSWNTYYTNTEFVIVVVDSTDRERISVTKEELYRMLAHEDLKKAGLLIFANKQDVKGCMSVAEISQSLQLTSVKDHQWHIQACCALTGEGLCQGLEWMMSRLRVR, from the exons ATGGGAATACTTTTCACCAAGCTATGGAGGCTTTTCAATCATCAAG AGCACAAGGTTATTATTGTGGGCCTGGACAATGCGGGGAAGACCACCATACTTTACCAGTT TTCTATGAACGAGGTGGTCCACACATCTCCTACAATAGGCAGCAACGTGGAGGAGATAGTGGTGAACAACACGCACTTCCTGATGTGGGACATCGGAGGACAGGAGTCACTGAGATCCTCCTGGAACACGTACTACACTAACACAGAG TTTGTGATCGTAGTGGTGGAcagcacagacagagagagaatctctGTCACCAAAGAGGAGCTCTACAGAATGCTTGCACATGAA GACCTGAAGAAGGCGGGCCTGCTGATTTTTGCTAACAAACAGGATGTGAAGGGCTGTATGTCTGTGGCTGAGATCTCCCAGAGCCTGCAGCTCACCTCAGTCAAAGACCACCAGTGGCACATCCAGGCCTGCTGCGCCCTCACCGGGGAGGG GTTGTGCCAGGGCCTGGAGTGGATGATGTCACGACTGCGGGTCAGATGA